The following proteins come from a genomic window of Astatotilapia calliptera chromosome 11, fAstCal1.2, whole genome shotgun sequence:
- the galnt1 gene encoding polypeptide N-acetylgalactosaminyltransferase 1 has product MRRFAYCKVVLATSLVWVMLDMFILLYFSECNKCDDKKPRGLPGRDDTMSRPRDGPGEGGKPVVIPKEQQEKMKEMFKINQFNLMASEMIALNRSLPDVRLEGCKNKLYPDNLPRTSVVIVFHNEAWTTLLRTVHSVIDRSPHTLLEEIVLVDDASERDFLKQQLERYVRKLEVPVRVVRMEQRSGLIRARLKGASLSTGQVITFLDAHCECTTGWLEPLLARIKQDRKTVVCPIIDVISDDTFEYMAGSDMTYGGFNWKLNFRWYPVPQREMDRRKGDRTLPVRTPTMAGGLFSIDRDYFQEIGTYDAGMDIWGGENLEISFRIWQCGGTLEIVTCSHVGHVFRKATPYTFPGGTGQIINKNNRRLAEVWMDEFKNFFYIISPGVTKVDYGDITSRTALRQKLQCKPFSWYLENIYPDSQIPRHYYSLGEIRNVETNQCLDNMARKENEKVGIFNCHGMGGNQVFSYTANKEIRTDDLCLDVSKLNGPVMMLKCHHLKGNQLWEYDPLKLTLIHVNSNQCLDKASEEDSQVPSVRDCTHTRSQQWLLRNVTLPEHQE; this is encoded by the exons ATGCGGAGGTTCGCCTACTGTAAGGTGGTTTTGGCCACTTCTCTGGTCTGGGTGATGCTGGACATGTTCATTCTGCTCTACTTCAGCGAGTGCAACAAGTGTGATGACAAGAAGCCGAGAGGACTGCCCGGGAGAGACG ACACCATGTCCAGACCACGAGATGGGCCTGGTGAAGGAGGGAAACCTGTGGTGATCCCTAAAGAGCAGCAGGAGAAAATGAAGGAAATGTTTAAGATCAACCAGTTCAACCTCATGGCCTCGGAGATGATTGCTCTCAATCGTTCGCTGCCTGACGTCCGCCTAGAAGG GTGCAAGAACAAGTTATACCCCGATAATCTTCCTCGCACCAGCGTTGTGATTGTATTTCACAACGAGGCGTGGACCACGCTGCTGCGAACCGTCCACTCCGTGATTGACCGCTCTCCACACACACTGCTGGAGGAGATTGTTCTGGTGGATGATGCCAGCGAGAGAG ATTTCCTCAAACAGCAGTTGGAGAGGTATGTGAGAAAATTGGAAGTCCCCGTCAGAGTCGTGAGGATGGAGCAGCGGTCCGGGCTCATCCGCGCACGCCTCAAGGGAGCGTCTCTCTCCACTGGCCAG GTCATAACCTTTCTGGATGCTCACTGTGAATGCACAACAGGATGGCTGGAGCCTCTGCTTGCCCGCATCAAACAAGACAG GAAAACAGTGGTGTGCCCCATTATCGACGTTATCAGCGATGATACCTTTGAGTACATGGCAGGCTCTGACATGACATACGGAGGATTCAACTGGAAGCTCAACTTCCGCTGGTACCCTGTACCTCAAAGGGAGATGGACCGACGCAAAGGAGACCGCACGCTGCCTGTCAG GACTCCCACCATGGCAGGCGGCTTGTTCTCCATAGACAGAGATTATTTCCAGGAGATTGGCACATATGACGCAGGCATGGACATCTGGGGAGGAGAGAACCTGGAAATCTCTTTCAGA ATTTGGCAGTGTGGCGGGACGCTAGAGATTGTCACGTGCTCTCACGTGGGTCACGTCTTCAGAAAGGCGACGCCCTATACGTTTCCCGGAGGAACGGGACAGAtcatcaacaaaaacaaccgGCGTCTGGCAGAAGTTTGGATGGACGAATTTAAAAACTTCTTCTACATCATCTCTCCTG GTGTGACCAAAGTAGACTACGGTGACATCACGTCTCGCACTGCTCTGAGGCAAAAGCTTCAGTGTAAACCCTTCAGTTGGTACCTGGAGAACATCTACCCTGACTCCCAGATCCCTCGGCATTATTACTCCCTGGGAGAG ATCCGTAATGTGGAGACTAACCAGTGTCTGGACAATATGGCCCGCAAGGAGAACGAGAAGGTCGGCATTTTCAACTGTCACGGGATGGGAGGCAACCAG GTTTTCTCCTATACGGCCAACAAGGAGATCAGGACAGATGACTTGTGTCTAGACGTGTCCAAGCTAAACGGACCCGTCATGATGCTCAAGTGCCATCACCTCAAAGGCAACCAGCTCTGGGAGTACGACCCTCTG AAGCTGACCCTGATCCACGTCAACAGTAACCAGTGTCTGGACAAGGCCAGCGAGGAGGACAGCCAGGTGCCCAGCGTCAGAgactgcacgcacacacgctcCCAACAGTGGCTGCTCCGCAATGTCACACTACCAGAG caccaGGAATGA